One region of Camelina sativa cultivar DH55 chromosome 6, Cs, whole genome shotgun sequence genomic DNA includes:
- the LOC104699223 gene encoding F-box protein At4g22280-like, giving the protein MDVISSVPDEIIGHILSFLSTKEAVSTSLLSKRWRNLCAFSPNLHLDEFHYRNPNNSTSFIDFVDNIFAVSGNSPLKQFTLKHRQQSVDDATRVNSLICNVLTRGVLDLNLFIAGKSNYSLPLEFFTCKTIVNLKLGMGFGIGIVPESASLPALKTLFLDHVGFSSDVQALISACHVLEELTIRVDDCLHWKRTISCPTLQRLIITCQAFKACDPYRAKRVTFDTPNLSYLEYCDSVSNEYQAVNLDSLVEAKLTFESWTGNPQDLFNGLRSVKILELSDYQTSKDRNPSVYEAIAFIC; this is encoded by the exons ATGGATGTGATCAGCAGTGTGCCAGATGAGATAATTGGGCACATCTTGTCATTCCTCTCGACAAAGGAAGCTGTTTCaacatctcttctctcaaagaGATGGCGAAATCTTTGTGCCTTCTCGCCAAACCTTCATCTAGACGAGTTCCACTATCGGAATCCCAATAATTCAACGAGTTTCATAGATTTCGTTGATAATATATTTGCTGTATCAGGCAACTCTCCACTAAAGCAATTCACTCTGAAACATCGACAGCAGAGTGTTGACGACGCAACTCGTGTCAACAGTTTGATATGCAATGTGCTGACTCGTGGAGTTTTGGATCTTAATCTTTTCATAGCTGGTAAATCAAATTATTCACTGCCTTTAGAGTTCTTCACTTGCAAGACGATTGTTAACCTGAAACTAGGAATGGGATTTGGTATTGGTATAGTTCCTGAGAGCGCTTCTCTTCCAGCTCTTAAGACTCTGTTTCTTGATCATGTTGGCTTCTCTAGTGATGTTCAAGCTCTTATATCCGCTTGCCATGTTCTTGAGGAGTTAACTATACGTGTTGATGATTGCCTACATTGGAAACGCACAATTTCGTGTCCGACCCTTCAGAGACTTATCATTACATGTCAAGCCTTCAAAGCTTGCGATCCTTATAGGGCCAAGCGCGTTACTTTTGATACTCCTAACCTTTCCTACTTAGAATACTGCGATTCTGTTTCGAATGAGTATCAAGCTGTTAACCTTGACTCCCTGGTCGAAGCTAAGCTTACTTTTGAGTCTTGGACAGGCAACCCACAGGATCTGTTTAATGGGTTAAGAAGTGTTAAGATTCTCGAACTATCGGATTATCAAACCTCTAAG GATAGAAATCCCAGTGTTTACGAAGCTATTGCGTTTATCTGTTAG